One Phocoena sinus isolate mPhoSin1 chromosome 14, mPhoSin1.pri, whole genome shotgun sequence genomic region harbors:
- the PRR14L gene encoding protein PRR14L isoform X6 — MLSSGVETQPVPLDSSMSAEVQELYSELPVSVSKELHADPEPSAIPDVKPGASSSRISQSRAVPLELQRTPVESCREETPETLDHGGEPGRCGLVDPTAEGSVASGILDREVKANSMEQKVFRDGGDQAESVRDPCEGAKEDTHQYSTTAEEKLCPSQEDLLMQASKEYLCTDVPEDGLRNKEGNVQITAETLLKSTEEVQGMKVSGTKTDNNEGHENGHVSKGLSAGCSGYPEIDKITTSGEVSETSTLVSLEPLNSVDPGLIEATKEKECEELKTCPPWLSLLPGKSAISKVDNGKEELCILKLVCEADDNRQQVPGHHSERHSSARGSPKAMRKVVIVEPLEENSEVSHFTSCLSGPESRTTSSEKCGFDGDSLPKGSAKKTDSSCFDGDDQSKNLASGEENEQPSNPRSEREELFLVNARQAEEDATGHYSGKKEAVDFPKENIHDHYCPQGSIHTDCSSSLMPNSFTEATEIMFKKNDLKITLDIQDNLANHEDHRGTFANISYPGTHSEENHFSFSMQIEEPEQTTTIEPGMLREKIYSKDSDSLVSTQRNLEGSTQLNEASHDGFLIERKSPVSLMPEDQISSINEVLKPKKDIALLLPALEFDDRPESEIAVQNSQDDGPHLDKQSAAREVNELPYANELVVNKKGSECVLNQVSLNSQNHAKLPTDKEMPVAASEGSRQSQHPPSEDGADVTAGTQTVPVKTKMKDISPPGDRTCGASSNNPTLNSKSESLEGKTETADSGAGLHSRLLSNQKEAAGLPQEVSAMECQSIQSRALSSCPCVRKNVPEESACSAHAALEPSEIILGVENCLITKYENAFQHSDHRPQGREASVESCIHKVSCTSAESEPDGGETEGRLPGGKIRNEMTAGMLNSEAPNRTIHSTCHIHPSEEGLEEKEQDTPKETVFCKHNICDCAAQGLNQPANIPSPEKLLDQFPTVMFPVVKNMNQPVETPEQKADEALGCQSNPNRSNECRSEDNPAKETLGSDQRKVVAIPNGEVSHSLKDLPVGSGNNSSSSGGSLKKGAFERISGCEEPIDGMADTVSTGCSDKGTEGVLDIRASSTLDGGARQDGPVLQETSRSVLSKRGEPIAAFMGMMDQDSVSQDATSSTADSLEIKKSHEEKVCRLLKDCEMEVCPDSCAPETGSVADHKPIVRVLDRINVSLNYVHLEQRAKEASLRETQGMIKGSRLEINSEHDKGNAIGISSEELTSSGHQDENSVPPGSLKSTEIIPLYPLSQEKSETIMNSEETDLKNLFKPKDGEMPCENVKDCMVLPEMKGRAPRDKSNPSKESGTALIAESLPLTMETETEVKREETTEHQRGPRGQFPAVEESEEMTVREGVYGDNMSQVSQTHLKPPRMLRDAEDQQSQKVSDYKEEEQMHQKEAHAALERCTSSNMLSDEAQSKSQPKDREAEPTVVKKITLAKPATGDTAAGFQKLKDPKEESLCCPSKKDIESCAGPCLHDVPRKAQDPNSAGRDELHGAFGNTSHQKGVLPLKKQPHRTCKKVSCQELVNMGRKISKIRNSTFLKSSSETIPTNAHRFLSSHAVSAPTQLEPETAPARSLVSHVPKQKATPGQPSRSLNVRKPTKESALFSKLSILASRLAPATKTQKLRYRRCSSDLLPVAKSYKRLRYKRLLDGFSYSTTQLNPWLARSDWDRRPNSKPLTLYSLEAIKMSFIDLSDKMPSLLFGSEIFPVSFHVKSGSECGTESPRTFPEHCAPARLALGEARRCPSSPPKWTFSFFLAHDCPGVAMFREDPGLYCQAGAQPPLQPPVPLQDHGATTIVQTRAGCSVLGLHTLLALCSPGCYRIWTKKRSCSSHMPTMQRLFLTQFTQGLKGLRSPTSIADKVFCSLPYSVGRVLSIWSQHGPSACPFEISALDSSHSKRQPPPGTMSSHTALPSVPLLDLEAAYSTSGSHVRLEPPFPALVPKSRLVTDSAVSKLLLSASEFPVPGFDELDGVTAPCPRPQSSPPEQKETEPEKRPKKVSQIRIRKTIPKPDPNLTPMGLPRPKRLKKKEFSLEEIYTNKNYKSPPANRVQRINIPWLVSGMLSPASGHWSPLPSSQEPLPWSSANGNCQSSRDIFESVCERS; from the exons ATGCTGTCATCCGGCGTAGAGACCCAGCCCGTTCCACTCGATTCCTCCATGTCTGCCGAGGTGCAGGAATTATACTCTGAACTCCCAGTGAGTGTCTCCAAAGAGCTTCATGCTGACCCTGAGCCAAGTGCGATTCCAGATGTAAAACCTGGAGCCTCAAGCTCTCGTATAAGTCAGAGTAGGGCAGTGCCCTTGGAGCTGCAGAGGACTCCTGTGGAAAGTTGTCGTGAAGAAACCCCTGAGACCTTGGACCATGGGGGTGAGCCTGGGCGGTGTGGGCTGGTGGACCCCACAGCAGAAGGTTCTGTGGCTTCTGGGATCTTGGATAGGGAAGTGAAAGCCAACAGCATGGAGCAAAAGGTCTTCAGAGATGGAGGGGACCAGGCGGAGAGTGTAAGAGACCCCTGTGAGGGAGCAAAGGAAGACACACATCAATATTCCACAACTGCGGAAGAGAAGCTCTGCCCCAGCCAG GAGGACCTCCTGATGCAGGCAAGCAAAGAATATCTATGCACGGACGTCCCTGAAGATGGTCTGAGGAACAAAG AAGGAAATGTACAAATTACAGCTGAAACTCTGCTAAAATCTACTGAGGAAGTACAAGGTATGAAGGTCAGTGGGACTAAGACGGATAATAATGAAGGACACGAGAATGGCCATGTAAGTAAAGGTCTCTCAGCTGGGTGCAGCGGATACCCAGAAATAGACAAAATCACGACCAGTGGTGAGGTTTCAGAGACTAGCACGTTAGTTTCCCTAGAGCCTTTAAACTCTGTGGACCCTGGATTAATAGaagcaactaaagaaaaagaatgtgaagaaCTAAAAACCTGTCCTCCTTGGTTGTCATTATTACCAGGGAAGAGTGCCATTTCCAAAGTGGACAATGGAAAGGAAGAGTTGTGTATATTAAAACTTGTCTGTGAAGCAGATGACAATCGCCAACAGGTTCCTGGCCACCATAGTGAGAGACACAGTTCTGCACGTGGTAGTCCCAAAGCCATGAGAAAGGTGGTTATTGTAGAACCCTTAGAAGAAAATTCTGAAGTTTCACATTTCACATCATGTTTGTCTGGTCCAGAATCCAGAACAACATCCTCAGAAAAGTGTGGTTTTGATGGTGATAGCTTGCCAAAGGGATCTGCTAAAAAGACAGACAGTTCCTGTTTTGATGGGGACGATCAAAGCAAGAACTTGGCTTctggagaagaaaatgaacagcCTTCGAACCCCAGGAGTGAAAGAGAGGAACTCTTTCTTGTTAATGCCAGGCAAGCAGAAGAGGATGCTACTGGTCACTATTCTGGAAAAAAGGAGGCTGTTGACTTCCCCAAAGAAAATATCCACGATCACTACTGCCCTCAAGGCAGTATCCATACAGACTGCTCTAGTTCTTTAATGCCCAATTCCTTTACTGAAGCCAcggaaataatgtttaaaaaaaatgatttaaaaatcactttggaCATTCAAGATAACTTGGCAAATCATGAGGACCATAGAGGAACTTTTGCTAATATAAGCTATCCAGGCACACACTCTGAAGAGaaccatttttccttctcaatgcAGATTGAAGAGCCAGAACAGACAACCACTATAGAGCCCGGTATGTTAAGGGAAAAGATTTACAGTAAAGACTCTGACTCCTTAGTCAGCACCCAGAGAAATCTGGAAGGCAGCACCCAGTTAAATGAAGCATCACATGATGGATTTCTGATTGAAAGAAAATCCCCTGTGAGTTTAATGCCAGAGGACCAGATAAGTTCTATAAATGAGGTGTTGAAACCCAAGAAAGACATTGCTCTGTTACTGCCAGCCCTAGAATTTGATGACAGACCTGAGTCAGAAATAGCTGTACAGAACTCCCAGGACGATGGTCCCCATTTAGATAAACAGAGTGCTGCAAGGGAGGTGAATGAACTTCCTTATGCCAACGAGCTAGTtgtaaacaaaaaaggaagtgaATGTGTTTTAAATCAAGTGTCCCTTAATTCTCAAAACCATGCGAAGTTGCCAACTGACAAAGAGATGCCTGTAGCAGCAAGCGAGGGCTCCCGACAGAGCCAGCACCCTCCGTCAGAGGATGGAGCAGATGTCACTGCTGGTACCCAGACTGTTCCtgtaaagacaaaaatgaaagacatcTCTCCACCAGGTGACAGAACCTGTGGTGCCTCTTCAAACAATCCCACCTTAAACAGCAAATCAGAAAGCctagaaggaaaaactgaaacAGCTGATTCAGGAGCAGGTCTGCATTCCAGACTTCTCTCAAATCAGAAAGAAGCAGCAGGCTTACCTCAAGAGGTCTCTGCCATGGAATGTCAAAGCATTCAATCTCGGGCTCTCTCTAGCTGCCCTTGTGTAAGAAAAAATGTCCCAGAGGAGAGTGCGTGTTCTGCCCATGCTGCCCTGGAGCCCAGCGAAATCATCCTAGGAGTTGAGAACTGTCTGATAACCAAGTATGAAAATGCATTTCAGCACAGCGATCACCGCCCACAAGGGAGAGAAGCCTCCGTGGAAAGTTGCATCCATAAAGTGAGTTGTACATCGGCGGAAAGTGAGCCAGATGGGGGAGAAACTGAAGGCAGGCTTCCAGGAGGTAAGATCAGAAACGAAATGACGGCAGGCATGTTAAATAGTGAGGCTCCAAACAGGACCATCCACTCCACCTGTCATATCCATCCCAGCGAGGAAGggctagaagaaaaagaacaggacaCACCCAAAGAGACTGTGTTTTGTAAACATAACATCTGTGATTGTGCCGCACAGGGATTAAACCAACCTGCAAACATTCCAAGTCCTGAAAAATTGTTGGACCAGTTTCCTACTGTTATGTTCCCCGTTGTTAAAAACATGAACCAACCAGTTGAAACTCCTGAGCAGAAGGCAGATGAAGCCCTCGGCTGCCAGAGTAACCCAAACAGATCCAATGAATGCAGAAGTGAAGATAACCCAGCTAAGGAGACACTAGGCAGCGACCAGAGAAAGGTGGTCGCAATACCTAATGGAGAGGTGAGCCACAGCCTGAAGGATCTGCCAGTTGGTTCAGGCAATAACAGCTCATCGTCTGGTGGAAGCCTGAAGAAAGGGGCCTTTGAAAGGATTTCTGGTTGTGAGGAACCCATAGACGGTATGGCAGACACGGTCTCCACAGGCTGTAGTGATAAGGGCACAGAAGGTGTTCTGGACATAAGGGCGTCTAGTACTCTTGATGGGGGTGCAAGGCAGGATGGGCCAGTGTTACAGGAAACCTCAAGGAGTGTGCTGTCAAAAAGAGGAGAGCCTATTGCTGCATTTATGGGAATGATGGACCAGGATTCAGTTTCCCAAGATGCTACTTCCTCGACAGCAGACTCTCTCgaaattaaaaaatcacatgaAGAGAAAGTATGCAGATTGTTAAAAGACTGTGAAATGGAAGTGTGTCCAGACTCTTGTGCCCCTGAGACAGGGTCTGTGGCAGATCATAAACCAATTGTAAGAGTATTGGATAGAATAAATGTGTCTTTAAATTATGTTCATCTTGAACAGCGAGCTAAAGAAGCATCTCTGAGAGAAACACAAGGAATGATTAAAGGATCAAGACTAGAAATAAATTCTGAGCATGACAAGggaaatgccattggaatttcctcagaagaactgacatcttctGGACACCAAGATGAGAACTCTGTTCCCCCGGGAAGCCTGAAATCCACTGAGATAATTCCTTTGTATCCGTTGTCtcaagaaaaatcagaaacaattaTGAATAGTGAGGAAACTGACCTGAAAAACCTTTTTAAACCAAAAGATGGTGAAATGCCCTGTGAGAATGTAAAGGACTGCATGGTCCTGCCTGAGATGAAAGGAAGAGCACCAAGGGATAAGAGTAATCCTAGCAAAGAAAGCGGCACAGCCCTCATTGCGGAAAGTTTGCCTTTGACGATGGAAACAGAAACCgaagtgaaaagagaagaaactacaGAACACCAGAGGGGACCACGGGGTCAGTTTCCTGCTGTGGAGGAGTCCGAAGAGATGACTGTCAGAGAAGGTGTTTATGGTGATAACATGAGCCAGGTGTCTCAGACCCATCTTAAACCCCCGAGGATGCTGCGTGATGCCGAAGACCAACAGAGCCAGAAGGTTTCGGACTACAAGGAAGAGGAACAGATGCATCAAAAAGAAGCACATGCAGCTTTGGAACGATGCACATCATCTAACATGTTGTCAGATGAGGCGCAAAGTAAGAGCCAACCTAAGGATCGCGAAGCTGAGCCCACTGTGGTGAAAAAAATCACCCTAGCAAAGCCAGCCACAGGCGACACTGCTGCAGGGTTTCAGAAGCTGAAAGACCCAAAGGAGGAAAGCTTGTGTTGCCCATCAAAAAAGGACATTGAGTCCTGCGCAGGCCCTTGCCTCCATGATGTCCCCCGGAAAGCACAAGACCCCAACTCCGCTGGGCGTGATGAACTACACGGTGCCTTTGGGAACACTTCACATCAGAAAGGAGTGCTTCCCTTAAAGAAGCAGCCCCACCGAACGTGTAAGAAAGTTTCCTGCCAGGAGCTAGTCAACATGGggaggaaaataagtaaaatcagaaattctacatttttaaagagctcCTCTGAAACCATCCCCACAAACGCACACAGATTTCTCAGTTCACATGCTGTGTCTGCACCCACGCAACTGGAACCTGAAACAGCCCCTGCCAGGAGCCTTGTTAGCCACGTACCAAAGCAGAAGGCCACTCCAGGCCAGCCCTCACGTAGCCTGAATGTTCGGAAGCCTACCAAAGAATCAGCCTTATTCAGCAAGCTGTCCATCCTTGCCTCCAGACTGGCCCCAGCCACAAAGACCCAGAAGCTACGGTATCGGCGGTGTTCCTCTGACCTTCTTCCAGTGGCTAAAAGCTACAAGCGGCTCAGATACAAAAGGCTCCTGGATGGGTTTTCCTACAGCACAACACAGCTGAATCCATGGTTGGCACGTAGTGATTGGGACAGGAGGCCTAACAGTAAACCCTTGACGCTTTATTCGCTCGAAGCCATCAAAATGAGCTTCATAGATTTGAGCGACAAGATGCCATCCCTGTTGTTTGGTTCCGAAATCTTCCCAGTATCCTTTCACGTGAAGTCGGGCTCCGAGTGCGGGACCGAGTCCCCAAGGACTTTTCCCGAGCACTGTGCACCCGCGAGGCTCGCCTTAGGAGAGGCCCGCCGGTGCCCGTCTTCACCTCCCAAGTggaccttctctttcttcttggccCACGACTGTCCTGGGGTGGCCATGTTCAGGGAAGACCCTGGCCTCTACTGTCAAGCAGGCGCCCAGCCTCCACTGCAGCCTCCAGTTCCTCTCCAAGACCATGGAGCCACCACCATAGTCCAGACCAGAGCGGGCTGCTCCGTCCTTGGCCTTCACACACTCCTAGCACTTTGTTCCCCGGGATGTTACCGAATCTGGACAAAAAAACGGAGCTGCTCCAGCCACATGCCCACCATGCAGAGGCTCTTCCTGACCCAGTTTACCCAGGGTCTGAAAGGGTTACGGTCTCCCACCTCCATAGCAGACAAGGTCTTCTGTTCTCTGCCCTACTCGGTGGGCCGAGTACTGTCCATTTGGAGCCAGCATGGGCCTTCTGCCTGCCCCTTCGAAATCTCTGCTCTTGATTCCTCTCACAGCAAGCGGCAGCCACCTCCGGGCACCATGAGCAG